Proteins encoded in a region of the Pigmentiphaga litoralis genome:
- a CDS encoding ABC transporter permease — protein MTILSTFLNLIPMGLMQGLIYALIAVAVMIPFRILNFADMTGEGTLAFGACVSAKCLILGMEPVSALLIGAMAGFAGGALTAAIHEKVKINSLLCGILVLSMLYSVDIRVMGQPNIALFSVTSLFDYLPGTEGGLPHRIGLLAAIDVLLVAAIIWFLGTQHGMAIRAIGSSPAMARAQGINVKVYTLVGLGLANLIAALGGGLLAQNQGFADVNMGFGTLINGLASLLVGEAIIGHRTLLRQVVAPVIGSVVYFQLISLVLACGFQPSDLKMVTAMFVLITLFALARRKPARGKPIPGTARASEAKAIV, from the coding sequence ATGACCATTCTGTCCACCTTCCTCAACCTGATTCCCATGGGTCTGATGCAGGGCCTGATCTACGCCCTGATCGCCGTCGCAGTCATGATCCCGTTCCGCATACTCAACTTTGCCGACATGACCGGTGAAGGCACCCTGGCGTTCGGCGCGTGCGTGTCGGCCAAGTGCCTGATCCTTGGCATGGAGCCCGTGTCCGCGCTGCTGATCGGCGCGATGGCAGGTTTTGCCGGCGGCGCACTGACGGCGGCCATCCATGAAAAGGTCAAGATCAACTCGCTGCTGTGCGGCATCCTTGTGCTGTCGATGCTGTACTCGGTCGACATCCGCGTGATGGGCCAGCCCAACATCGCCTTGTTCTCGGTCACCAGCCTGTTCGACTACCTGCCAGGCACCGAAGGCGGCCTGCCCCATCGCATCGGACTGCTGGCGGCGATTGACGTGCTGCTGGTGGCGGCGATCATCTGGTTTCTTGGCACGCAGCACGGCATGGCCATCCGCGCGATCGGATCGAGTCCCGCCATGGCTCGCGCGCAGGGCATCAACGTGAAGGTCTACACGCTGGTCGGATTGGGGCTGGCGAACCTGATCGCCGCGCTGGGCGGCGGTTTGCTGGCGCAGAACCAGGGCTTTGCCGACGTCAACATGGGCTTCGGCACCCTGATCAACGGACTGGCGTCCCTGCTGGTCGGCGAAGCCATCATCGGCCACCGCACCTTGCTGCGGCAGGTGGTCGCGCCGGTGATCGGGTCGGTCGTGTACTTCCAGCTGATTTCGCTGGTACTGGCCTGCGGCTTCCAGCCTTCCGACCTGAAGATGGTCACCGCAATGTTCGTGCTGATCACGTTGTTTGCGCTGGCACGA
- a CDS encoding ABC transporter ATP-binding protein yields the protein MLTVQHLQKLFYAGTAHERIAIDGVSLTLAPGDFAVVVGGNGAGKSTLLNMLAGELSSDAGVIRIDDHDITHLPTHQRARYIARVFQDPAIGTAAALSIEENLAVAAQRGARRTFGCALSASTRRDLQARLASFGLGLEGRMKAQAGLLSGGQRQALSLLMAVWREPRLLLLDEHTAALDPKTAETVMRVTSQVIAETGITTLMVTHNMQHALTYGNRLIMMQHGRILADLSGDTKKGLTVERLVAAFDDATHLSAAA from the coding sequence ATGCTCACTGTCCAGCACCTTCAGAAGCTGTTCTACGCCGGCACGGCCCACGAACGTATCGCCATCGACGGCGTCTCGTTGACCCTGGCGCCCGGCGATTTCGCCGTGGTCGTCGGTGGCAACGGCGCCGGCAAATCCACCTTGTTGAACATGCTTGCGGGTGAATTGTCGTCGGACGCCGGCGTCATCCGCATCGACGATCACGACATCACCCACCTGCCCACGCACCAGCGCGCCCGGTACATTGCGCGCGTGTTCCAGGACCCGGCAATCGGAACGGCCGCCGCCCTCAGCATCGAAGAAAACCTGGCCGTCGCCGCCCAGCGCGGCGCGCGGCGCACCTTCGGCTGTGCGCTCTCGGCGTCGACGCGGCGGGACCTGCAAGCGCGACTGGCCTCGTTCGGGCTGGGGCTGGAAGGCCGCATGAAAGCCCAGGCCGGGCTGCTGTCGGGCGGGCAGCGCCAGGCGCTGTCGCTGCTGATGGCGGTGTGGCGGGAACCGCGCCTGTTGCTGCTCGATGAACACACCGCGGCGCTCGATCCCAAAACCGCCGAGACCGTCATGCGGGTGACTTCGCAAGTCATTGCCGAGACCGGCATAACGACCCTGATGGTGACGCACAACATGCAGCATGCCCTGACCTACGGCAACCGGCTGATCATGATGCAGCACGGCCGCATCCTGGCGGACCTGTCGGGCGACACCAAAAAGGGGCTCACGGTAGAGCGCCTGGTGGCCGCCTTTGATGATGCCACCCACCTTTCTGCTGCGGCCTGA
- a CDS encoding ABC transporter substrate-binding protein: MPYPLAAARHVLRALVFASALSFAHAAQADTTIAIANLGPHPALAQAVAGFKEQMARHGYVEGTNTKYLYSDANFTPALMPQMFSQLAGASPDLIVTITTSVSQTAISAVSDRKVPLVFALVTDPVKAGLVPSWDKGSARFAGSSDLQDFDAVLAMGKRMFPHATSFSTLFNPGEVNDVVTTQLMKEAAARAGLGFTAISVDAVGDIPQRAQLMRGTGFVYITGSNLVQSAIPAVAAVAKQLKVPVYSAETEFVKTGMAAANFAVSLKSVGANAAHVANQILKGTPPSQIAVIRPSPDDYITTISRKKFRELGLTVPASFDDCNCFAD; this comes from the coding sequence ATGCCCTATCCGCTTGCCGCGGCGCGCCATGTTCTGCGCGCCCTTGTTTTTGCGTCTGCCCTTTCCTTTGCACACGCCGCGCAGGCCGACACGACCATCGCCATTGCCAATCTCGGCCCGCATCCGGCGTTGGCGCAAGCCGTGGCCGGATTCAAGGAACAGATGGCCCGCCACGGGTATGTCGAAGGCACCAATACCAAGTACCTGTACAGCGACGCGAACTTCACGCCTGCCCTCATGCCGCAGATGTTTTCGCAACTGGCGGGCGCGTCACCCGACCTGATCGTGACGATCACCACCTCGGTATCGCAGACGGCGATTTCGGCGGTCAGCGACCGCAAGGTGCCGCTGGTCTTTGCCCTGGTCACGGACCCGGTCAAGGCGGGTCTGGTGCCATCGTGGGACAAAGGCAGCGCACGATTTGCGGGCTCGTCGGACCTGCAGGATTTCGACGCGGTGCTGGCCATGGGCAAGCGCATGTTCCCGCACGCCACCTCGTTCAGCACGTTGTTCAACCCGGGTGAAGTCAACGACGTGGTGACCACGCAGTTGATGAAAGAAGCGGCGGCGCGGGCCGGCCTGGGGTTCACGGCGATCAGTGTCGATGCCGTGGGCGACATTCCGCAACGCGCGCAGTTGATGCGCGGCACGGGCTTCGTCTACATCACGGGGTCCAACCTTGTGCAGTCGGCGATTCCCGCGGTTGCCGCCGTTGCCAAGCAGCTGAAGGTGCCGGTCTACAGCGCCGAAACGGAGTTCGTGAAAACCGGCATGGCGGCGGCCAATTTTGCAGTGTCGCTGAAGTCGGTTGGCGCCAATGCCGCCCATGTGGCCAACCAGATCCTGAAGGGGACGCCCCCGTCGCAGATCGCCGTGATCCGCCCTTCCCCGGACGACTACATCACGACCATCAGCCGGAAGAAGTTTCGTGAACTGGGCTTGACCGTGCCTGCCAGTTTCGATGACTGCAACTGCTTTGCCGACTGA